AAACAGTACGTTGTCATAGCAACCGTTAGCATTCATCATTGTCGCTGAAATATATATTAGCATAAGCATTTTCGAAAATGTCATTTGTACTACAGATATTTCTTGACTCATTTGATCCCTCACGTtttatatttaaatttatttccGCAAATTTTCCAGCTTGTCAGGTCATACTGAGTTTGTGAACTACCTGTGCTTGTATTGTCAGTGTGACTCACCTGTGTCGGAAATAAACAGCAAATTGTCGGGAGTCAAATGGATGACAAATAAGAAATGGAATATTTGTGTGACTCTTGCAGGAGCTGAGTAACAAGAGGACATACAACACAGAAACTCGAGTCACGTACTCACATTCACAGTGTGACGTCACGGCGACGCATGACCTACCACAGACACACGTCGCCCGATTGCCTGTGACGTCATCTTTTGTGCAAAGATTAAGGCCGACGCCTAACGTGTGGCCATTTTTGTGGACCGAACctgtgacgtcacagcccaatcCGATGCGGCCCCAAAATGGACGCGGAAAGTTTCATTCATGGTGGACATCGTCATCGAAGAGCTGGTAGGAAGCTTTTCTTACTTATCTTTCTTATCAAACCGCTACTGGGAaaccttttttattatttctaacAGACCACTTTTACATATTAGCTGGTGTCGCTAATTaagtacaaaaaacaaaagaaaaaaatgcccaAACGTAACTGTTGTTGCTGTTTCTATGAGCTCCTGTAGGTGGCAGTAGCCTCCATTTCAAATTATTGTCCATCAAGAAGATAGTTGTGCCATTCAACTCGCGTACTGTATGCACTTTATAGCGGCTTGGTTGGACGGACTATATTATATTTTGCTATGTTTGCATACAATATGTCAGTGAAAACACGAGCTGTGTTTTTAGTGTTTATAGAAAATAGTTTCAAATGTTGTCACAACAGGAGTGTGAAGTCCACTAAAAAGAGAGGTGAAAAAAATAGGACAAACTTTTTTCCACAACTTTTCACTCTGGGATATATTaagtttcttttttctctctctcttacacaaaaataacaaatgacatTGGCATGTGCAGCAGAAGTACCAATCAGGAGTGTAACATGTTCTCGATTGTAGACTCGATTAGTCTTTGTCGTCTTGCTCCAGCTTGAGTTTGTCCATGTTCCTGGGGAACGCGGCATCATTGCTGAGCTGAACTTTATCAAAGAAGTTGAAGTCGGCCACGTATCTCCCGTCGGCCGAGCTGAAAATCACCGGCTTGAACTCGTAGCCCCACAAGATCTCGTTGGGGACGTAGGACGTCCTGCTTTGAGTGGTCGCCGCTGTGGACTCCATGGTGGCGTTGAGCGTCACCAGAAGCTCCATTTCACTGCTGTGCAGATTTTCCGCAGTCAACCCGGCTAGTGGGCTGCGCTCGTCCAGGATGTGGTAGAAAGTCAGCGGCAGGATGAGAAAGGGGAACTCACTGCTGGAGTCCATCAAGAAGTCCACCGAAGTTTGGTGGACTAGTGTCTTCTCGCCCTCTTGGGTGACGTAAGCGCGGAGGAGCTTGCCGCTGAGATGACACTGGATGAGCAGACTCTTCCTCATGTTGGCCACCTGAATCATGAGGCAGAATTGTCCTTGCCGGCGGCACACCACCGCATTGCGGCTGAACTTGATGGTCTCGGCTCGCTTCTTGGGTCGCGCCAACTTGGCCAGAAAGGCTCCCGTGACGAAGATCTCGGCCAGGCCGGTGATGACCAGCTGGGCCACCAGCGTAAAGATGGCCAGCGGGCAGTCCTCGGTGATGTAGCGAAAACCGTACCCGATGGTGGTCTGCGACTCCAGCGAGAAGAGAAAGGCGCCGGTGAAGGTTTTGACGTTCTCCAGGCAGGGAGTGTGGTTGGAGCTGAGATTGGGCTCAAAGTCGCCGTTGCCC
The nucleotide sequence above comes from Syngnathus scovelli strain Florida chromosome 15, RoL_Ssco_1.2, whole genome shotgun sequence. Encoded proteins:
- the kcnj15 gene encoding ATP-sensitive inward rectifier potassium channel 15: MLTGRRDHTHEVKKRQVCPKTRRSRPAMAVRKTEVRRRIVSKDGHNKVRINNVEGMVKLYLHDIWTTVVDMKWRYKLTLFASTFIMTWFIFGVFFYLISMGNGDFEPNLSSNHTPCLENVKTFTGAFLFSLESQTTIGYGFRYITEDCPLAIFTLVAQLVITGLAEIFVTGAFLAKLARPKKRAETIKFSRNAVVCRRQGQFCLMIQVANMRKSLLIQCHLSGKLLRAYVTQEGEKTLVHQTSVDFLMDSSSEFPFLILPLTFYHILDERSPLAGLTAENLHSSEMELLVTLNATMESTAATTQSRTSYVPNEILWGYEFKPVIFSSADGRYVADFNFFDKVQLSNDAAFPRNMDKLKLEQDDKD